One part of the Coturnix japonica isolate 7356 chromosome 22, Coturnix japonica 2.1, whole genome shotgun sequence genome encodes these proteins:
- the NPC1L1 gene encoding NPC1-like intracellular cholesterol transporter 1, translating to MAAAPVLAGTVLGALLAMAAPELTPIHAAGYCAFYGSCGRNPELNGSLLSSDVPCLDNSPARVASAAVLPLLRTVCPELVRGDNDTRLCCSMAQLTALRLSVALSGAVLSRCPSCARNFANLHCSNICSPDQSLFINVTRVADPVSPSGRRAVLEYQSFYRRRYAEAAFDSCIGVRLPATGGFALDTMCGIYGARLCTAQRWLDFQGDINNGLAPLRIRFVLLPDGTEPGGGIVALNGSAWPCRGSPGPELQPCSCQDCAASCPPIVAPTGPPAPFRLGSADGALVLCALLFSFFALLFLTAITCGSAHTSGRSSSSTSARSSSIPGSSSPRRGCCSRLSSGSHSTMAKLFRLWGTMVATRPVPVLVVSLVLVAGLGAGLHRVRLTTDPVELWSAPGSQARLEKDFHDRHFGPFFRTCQVIITEPRPGPAAPYHSVLLGSKNFSSVLNPAVLRELLRLQEELAELSVWVQEEQRAIQLKDVCYAPLNPGNATSADCCVNSVTQYFQNNRTRLAMEAAQSGDGTSGTADWRDHVMYCVNSPLSFMDITALEMSCMASYGGPVFPYIAFGGYPGSEYTEAEALILTYSLNNFPPGDPRQRWVLSWEERFLEELQRFQSKHSSNLSVSYMAERSLEDELSRTTAQDLPVFAVSYLLVFAYIALALGEFTAWRRVWVESKVTLALGGIAVVLGAVMAAMGLLALLGLPSSLIILEVVPFLVLAVGADNIFIFVQEYQQSEREPGETREQHIGRVLAQVAPSMMLCSLSEVICFCLGSLSSMPAVRTFALTAAVSIGPPVVPPLTPFPQDSYMLRFFSAMERYLHVGVPTYFVTTSGFNFSSTLGSNAICSSAGCDNNSLTQTIQYATQFPNVSYLAIPATSWLDDFLDWLNPTGRCCRVHRYGEHSGEFCPSTSSEWGAMGCYGLWGVMGYGVRPRGIKTP from the exons ATGGCGGCTGCCCCGGTGCTGGCCGGTACCgtgctgggagcactgctggcaATG GCAGCGCCGGAGCTGACCCCGATCCACGCCGCCGGTTACTGCGCGTTCTACGGCAGCTGCGGCCGCAACCCGGAGCTGAACGGGTCCCTGCTGAGCTCGGACGTCCCGTGCCTGGACAACAGCCCGGCTCGAGTCGCCTCGGCCGCGGTGCTGCCGCTGCTGCGCACCGTGTGCCCGGAGCTGGTTCGTGGTGACAACGACACGCggctctgctgctccatggcGCAACTGACGGCGCTGCGGCTGTCGGTGGCTCTGTCCGGCGCGGTGCTGTCCCGCTGTCCGTCCTGCGCCCGCAACTTCGCCAacctgcactgcagcaacaTCTGCAGCCCTGACCAGAGTCTGTTCATCAACGTGACCCGCGTGGCCGATCCCGTGTCGCCGTCGGGGCGTCGCGCGGTGCTGGAGTATCAGAGCTTCTACCGGCGCCGTTACGCCGAGGCCGCGTTTGACTCGTGCATCGGGGTCCGGCTCCCGGCCACGGGCGGCTTCGCGCTGGACACCATGTGCGGCATCTACGGCGCCCGGCTGTGCACGGCGCAGCGCTGGCTGGACTTCCAGGGCGACATCAACAACGGGCTGGCGCCGTTACGGATCCGCTTCGTGCTGCTCCCGGACGGCACCGAACCCGGCGGCGGCATCGTGGCGCTGAACGGCAGCGCGTGGCCGTGCCGGGGGTCGCCGGGCCCGGAGCTGCAGCCGTGCAGCTGCCAGGACTGCGCCGCGTCGTGTCCCCCCATCGTTGCCCCCACGGGACCCCCGGCTCCGTTCCGGTTGGGCTCTGCTGACGGGGCGCTGGTTCTGTGCGCGCTGCTCTTCAGCTTCTTCGCGCTGCTCTTCCTCACCGCCATCACCTGCGGCTCCGCTCACACCTCAGGTCGCTCCAGCTCTTCCACCTCGGCCCGGTCCAGCTCCATCCCCGGTTCCTCCAGCCCCAGACGCGGCTGCTGCTCCCGTTTATCATCAGGCTCTCACAGCACCATGGCCAAACTCTTCCGCCTTTGGGGCACGATGGTGGCGACGCGGCCGGTCCCGGTTCTGGTGGTGTCGTTGGTGCTGGTGGCCGGGCTGGGCGCGGGGCTGCACCGGGTGCGTCTGACCACGGACCCGGTGGAGCTGTGGTCGGCGCCGGGCAGCCAGGCCCGGCTGGAGAAGGATTTCCACGACCGACACTTCGGGCCGTTCTTCCGGACGTGCCAAGTGATCATCACGGAaccgcggcccggcccggccgccccgTATCACTCGGTTCTGTTGGGCTCCAAGAACTTCAGCTCGGTGCTGAACCCCGCCGTGCTGCGGGAGCTGCTgcggctgcaggaggagctggcgGAGCTCAGCGTGTGGGTGCAGGAGGAGCAAAGGGCCATTCAACTAAAGGATGTTTGTTACGCGCCGCTCAACCCCGGTAACGCCACCAGCGCCGACTGCTGCGTCAACAGCGTCACCCAGTACTTCCAGAACAACCGGACCCGGCTCGCGATGGAGGCGGCGCAAAGCGGGGACGGGACCAGCGGAACCGCAGACTGGAGGGACCACGTCATGTACTGCGTCAA ctcCCCACTCTCCTTTATGGACATCACGGCGCTGGAGATGAGCTGCATGGCCTCCTATGGGGGGCCCGTCTTCCCCTATATCGCCTTCGGGGGGTACCCAg GCTCAGAGTACACAGAGGCGGAGGCGCTGATTCTCACCTACTCCCTGAACAACTTCCCCCCCGGTGACCCCCGGCAGCgctgggtgctgagctgggaggagCGAttcctggaggagctgcagcgcTTCCAGAGCAAACACAGCTCCAACCTGAGCGTGTCCTACATGGCCGAG CGCTCGCTGGAGGACGAGCTGAGCCGCACCACGGCCCAGGACCTGCCCGTGTTCGCTGTCAGTTACCTGCTGGTGTTTGCTTACATCGCGCTGGCACTGGGGGAGTTCACGGCCTGGAGGAGGGTGTGG GTGGAGTCGAAGGTGACGCTGGCGCTGGGCGGCATCGCGGTGGTGCTGGGCGCCGTCATGGCGGCCATGGGGCTCCTGGCGCTGCTGGGGCTCCCGTCGTCCCTCATCATCCTGGAGGTGGTTCCGTTCCTGGTTCTGGCTGTGGGTGCTGACAACATCTTCATCTTCGTGCAGGAGTATCAG cagtcGGAGCGGGAGCCGGGGGAGACGCGGGAGCAGCACATCGGGCGCGTGCTGGCGCAGGTGGCGCCCAGCATGATGCTGTGCAGCCTGTCCGAGGTCATCTGCTTCTGCCTGG gcTCGCTCTCCTCCATGCCGGCTGTTCGCACCTTCGCCCTCACGGCCGCCGTCTCCATC GGTCCCCCCGTTGTCCCCCCATTGACCCCGTTCCCGCAGGACTCGTACATGCTGCGCTTCTTCTCGGCCATGGAGCGCTACCTGCACGTTGGGGTCCCCACGTACTTTGTCACCACGTCCGGGTTCAACTTCAGCTCCACGTTGGGCTCCAACGCCATCTGCTCCAGCGCCGGCTGCGACAACAACTCCCTCACACAGACCATCCAATACGCCACGCAGTTCCCCAACGT